A window of Roseovarius sp. THAF27 contains these coding sequences:
- a CDS encoding GFA family protein: MTTRGHCHCGATRWQFEGAPNWACYCHCDDCRRNCGAPVVAWLGVPVAAFRWTGATPATRESSPGAHRHFCASCGTPMAFEADHYPGDMHVYAAALEDPGAVQPAFHVHYDKRLPWLTLDDDLPKYDGSVVDLPEDAVIFPRD, from the coding sequence ATGACGACACGCGGCCATTGTCATTGCGGCGCAACGCGCTGGCAGTTCGAGGGCGCGCCCAACTGGGCGTGCTATTGCCATTGCGACGACTGCCGCCGCAATTGCGGGGCGCCGGTGGTGGCGTGGCTGGGCGTGCCGGTGGCGGCCTTCCGATGGACCGGCGCGACGCCCGCGACCCGCGAAAGCTCGCCCGGCGCCCACCGGCATTTCTGCGCCAGTTGCGGCACGCCGATGGCATTCGAGGCGGATCACTACCCCGGCGACATGCATGTCTACGCGGCCGCGTTGGAGGACCCGGGCGCGGTGCAACCGGCCTTTCACGTGCATTATGACAAGCGGCTGCCGTGGCTGACGCTGGACGACGATTTGCCGAAATATGACGGCAGCGTCGTGGACCTGCCCGAGGACGCCGTCATCTTCCCAAGGGACTGA
- a CDS encoding MmgE/PrpD family protein, whose amino-acid sequence MDGGEIGERLAGFALGPVKAQDAMEILRLSLLDWAAVGIAGRDEPVAGILRAQAQDEGGSPQAGLIGSDLRVPARMAALVNGTVSHALDYDDTHFAHIGHPSVAVIPAALAVGEAMGATGTALQEAALIGVEASIRVGVWLGRAHYQVGYHQTATAGAFGATLAGGRLMGLTEGQMQHAIGLVTTRASGIKAQFGTMGKPMNAGLAASNGVEAAQLAARGFVSAPGAMDGQNGFGQTHHGEGHGGAFDTLGQDWLFESVQHKFHACCHGLHATLEALRDLDAGADRVETVGISTHPRWLSVCNIAAPESGLQSKFSYRMVTAMALTGHDTARLESFADSLSRDADLAALRERVTVDSDDSLTEMQARLRVTLKDGSVQDLFHDLDADPGLAARQKRVRAKAAALLGEGRAEAIWQAIEADAPPEEFAALLVR is encoded by the coding sequence ATGGACGGGGGTGAGATCGGCGAACGGCTGGCCGGCTTCGCGCTCGGGCCCGTGAAGGCCCAGGACGCGATGGAAATCCTGCGCCTGTCGCTGCTTGACTGGGCCGCCGTGGGCATCGCCGGGCGCGACGAGCCCGTGGCGGGGATCCTGCGCGCGCAGGCCCAGGACGAGGGCGGCAGCCCGCAGGCGGGGCTCATCGGCAGCGACCTGCGTGTGCCCGCCCGCATGGCCGCGCTGGTCAACGGCACGGTGTCCCACGCGCTCGATTATGACGACACGCATTTCGCCCATATCGGCCACCCGTCCGTGGCCGTGATCCCCGCCGCCCTGGCCGTGGGCGAGGCCATGGGCGCCACCGGAACCGCGCTGCAGGAGGCCGCGCTGATCGGCGTCGAGGCGTCGATCCGCGTGGGCGTCTGGCTGGGCCGGGCGCATTACCAGGTGGGCTATCACCAGACCGCCACGGCGGGGGCTTTCGGCGCCACGCTGGCCGGCGGGCGCCTTATGGGGCTGACCGAGGGACAGATGCAGCACGCCATCGGCCTCGTCACCACCCGCGCTTCGGGGATCAAGGCGCAGTTCGGCACCATGGGCAAGCCGATGAACGCGGGCCTTGCGGCCTCGAACGGGGTGGAGGCGGCGCAACTGGCCGCGCGCGGATTCGTCAGCGCGCCCGGCGCCATGGACGGCCAGAACGGGTTCGGCCAGACGCATCATGGCGAAGGGCATGGTGGGGCCTTCGACACGCTGGGGCAGGACTGGCTGTTCGAGAGCGTTCAGCACAAGTTCCATGCCTGCTGCCATGGCCTGCATGCCACGCTGGAAGCGCTGCGCGACCTCGATGCCGGGGCCGATCGGGTCGAGACAGTCGGAATCTCCACCCATCCCCGCTGGCTCAGCGTCTGCAACATCGCCGCGCCCGAAAGCGGGCTTCAGTCCAAGTTCAGCTACCGCATGGTCACCGCCATGGCGCTGACCGGGCATGACACCGCGCGGCTGGAAAGCTTCGCCGACTCGCTCAGCCGTGACGCCGACCTCGCCGCGCTGCGCGAACGGGTCACGGTGGACAGCGACGACAGCCTGACCGAAATGCAGGCCCGCCTGCGCGTGACGCTCAAGGACGGGTCCGTGCAGGATCTCTTTCACGACCTCGACGCTGATCCCGGCCTAGCCGCGCGCCAGAAACGCGTGCGCGCCAAGGCCGCCGCCCTGTTGGGCGAAGGCCGCGCCGAGGCGATCTGGCAGGCGATCGAGGCTGACGCCCCGCCAGAGGAGTTCGCGGCGCTGCTGGTGCGTTAG